The following proteins are co-located in the Engraulis encrasicolus isolate BLACKSEA-1 chromosome 2, IST_EnEncr_1.0, whole genome shotgun sequence genome:
- the LOC134466436 gene encoding src-like-adapter, translated as MGNTAASPRLLTARRSLRRTTSTPPDSGTGGSDLDPVSLITLHDYPSADICEPIFRAGERLRLISDEGYRWKVYSLLTKEENYIPRCHVAKVYHGWLFEGVNRVEAEHLLCLPGNRVGSFLIRESGKGLYSLSIKHRTVKHYRINRLPNNWYYISPRLTFQCLEDLVNHYCDAADGLCCVLTGPCLSATNSAHSDWTQLDALPDASAQGFDWRCVNRSALLPEEARPDGSHGDSGVSYGVQNSVSSYLSLAGAPEKKQHSWKRRRGRSVYVLQQTHRETLRNRLVEEEESYEELPH; from the exons ATGGGCAACACTGCTGCCAGTCCACGACTATTAACAGCAAGGAGATCACTGAGGAGGACTACTAGCACACCACCAGACAGCGGCACAGGAG GTTCAGATTTGGATCCAGTATCTCTGATCACTCTGCATGACTACCCTTCTGCAGACATCTGTGAGCCCATCTTCAGAGCTGGAGAGCGCTTGCGACTCATTTCTGA TGAGGGCTACAGATGGAAGGTGTATTCACTGCTGACTAAGGAGGAAAACTACATTCCTCGCTGCCACGTGGCAAAGGTCTACCATGG ATGGCTGTTTGAGGGAGTGAATCGAGTGGAGGCGGAACATCTCCTCTGTCTCCCCGGTAACAGAGTGGGTTCCTTCCTCATCAGGGAAAGTGGCAAAG GCCTGTACAGTCTCTCCATCAAGCACAGGACTGTGAAGCACTACCGCATTAACCGCCTGCCCAACAACTGGTACTACATCTCCCCACGCCTCACCTTCCAATGCCTGGAGGACCTAGTGAACCACTACTGCG ATGCAGCAGATGGGCTGTGCTGCGTCCTCACTGGTCCCTGCCTGAGCGCGACTAACTCTGCTCACTCTGATTGGACGCAGCTGGATGCTTTACCTGACGCCAGTGCACAAGGTTTCGACTGGAGATGTGTCAACAG GTCGGCACTACTTCCAGAGGAGGCTCGGCCAGATGGTAGTCACGGCGACTCGGGGGTCAGCTACGGGGTGCAGAACAGCGTCAGTTCCTATCTGTCCCTGGCGGGGGCGCCGGAGAAGAAGCAGCACAGCTGGAAGCGGCGCAGGGGACGCTCGGTGTACGTGCTCCAGCAGACGCACAGGGAAACACTGAGGAAcaggctggtggaggaggaggagagctacGAAGAGCTGCCTCACTGA